A DNA window from Legionella sp. MW5194 contains the following coding sequences:
- the rplT gene encoding 50S ribosomal protein L20 has protein sequence MPRVKRGVTAKARHKKILDQAKGYYGARSRTYRVAKQAVIKAGQYAYRDRRQKKRQFRALWITRINAQARECGISYSQLINGLKKATIELDRKILADMAVYDKPAFAALAEQAKAALAK, from the coding sequence ATGCCAAGAGTTAAACGTGGTGTGACTGCGAAAGCCCGTCACAAGAAAATATTAGATCAAGCCAAAGGGTATTACGGTGCCCGTAGCCGGACCTATCGTGTAGCCAAACAGGCCGTTATCAAAGCGGGCCAGTATGCTTACCGCGACAGACGTCAGAAAAAACGTCAGTTCCGTGCTTTATGGATTACCCGTATCAATGCTCAGGCACGTGAGTGCGGTATTTCTTACAGCCAACTGATCAATGGTTTGAAAAAGGCCACAATCGAGCTGGATCGAAAAATCCTCGCCGACATGGCTGTTTATGATAAACCTGCATTTGCAGCTCTTGCTGAGCAAGCGAAAGCCGCCCTTGCAAAATGA
- the rpmI gene encoding 50S ribosomal protein L35: protein MPKLKSHRGASKRFRKTASGSIKRRGAYRNHILTKKSTKQKRHLRVASSRLKDCDAKLAARMLHGS from the coding sequence ATGCCAAAATTAAAGTCACATCGTGGAGCGAGTAAACGCTTCCGTAAGACAGCGAGTGGTTCTATCAAGCGTCGCGGCGCTTACAGGAATCACATCCTCACTAAAAAATCCACCAAGCAAAAGCGCCATTTACGTGTTGCGTCCAGTCGGTTGAAAGATTGTGATGCCAAGTTGGCCGCTCGTATGTTGCATGGTAGTTAA
- the pheS gene encoding phenylalanine--tRNA ligase subunit alpha yields the protein MQDIIELQQHASEAIGQAQDINTLEAIRVDYLGKKGRLTEILKGLAALPPEEKPRVGQLVNQAKQAISALIEEKMLTLKEDLLQKKLESERIDITLKGRQPRYGSQHPVTQVKQFINDYFSRLGFDIVSGPEIETEFYNFEALNIPGHHPARAMHDTFYFGDGHLLRTHTSPVQIRTMENRQPPLRLIAPGRVYRCDSDLTHTPMFHQVEGLLVDKEATLTGLRGLLHDFFAAFFGRELALRFRPSYFPFTEPSAEVDIECTQCSGSGCRSCKFTGWLEVLGCGMVHPNVLAAVNISAEDYQGWAFGMGMDRLAMLYFGIDDLRMMFENDLTFLKQF from the coding sequence ATGCAAGATATTATCGAGTTGCAGCAACATGCGTCGGAAGCCATCGGCCAGGCCCAAGATATCAACACGCTGGAAGCAATACGTGTTGACTATTTGGGTAAGAAAGGTCGGCTTACGGAAATCCTGAAAGGATTAGCCGCCCTGCCGCCCGAGGAAAAGCCGCGCGTGGGTCAATTGGTTAATCAGGCTAAACAAGCCATCAGCGCGCTGATTGAAGAAAAGATGCTGACACTAAAAGAAGATCTGCTCCAGAAAAAACTCGAATCAGAACGCATTGATATCACCTTAAAGGGTCGGCAACCCAGGTATGGATCTCAACACCCGGTCACCCAGGTCAAGCAATTCATCAATGATTATTTCAGCCGATTAGGCTTTGATATCGTCAGTGGCCCGGAAATTGAAACTGAATTTTACAATTTTGAAGCATTGAATATTCCCGGACATCATCCCGCACGTGCGATGCATGACACGTTCTATTTTGGTGATGGCCATTTACTGCGTACGCACACGTCCCCGGTGCAAATTCGCACCATGGAAAACCGTCAACCGCCCCTGCGACTCATCGCGCCGGGACGTGTTTACCGTTGTGATTCCGACTTAACGCACACCCCCATGTTCCATCAGGTTGAAGGATTGTTAGTGGATAAGGAAGCGACCTTAACCGGGCTGCGTGGTTTGCTGCACGATTTCTTCGCTGCTTTTTTTGGCCGCGAGTTGGCTTTACGATTCAGGCCGTCTTATTTCCCTTTTACTGAACCTTCAGCGGAAGTCGATATCGAGTGCACTCAGTGTTCCGGATCGGGTTGCCGTTCCTGCAAATTCACCGGATGGCTCGAAGTCTTGGGCTGCGGTATGGTGCATCCTAACGTGCTGGCAGCGGTCAATATTTCAGCCGAAGATTATCAGGGCTGGGCGTTTGGTATGGGTATGGACCGATTGGCCATGCTGTATTTTGGCATTGACGATCTGCGTATGATGTTTGAAAACGATTTAACCTTTTTAAAACAATTCTAG
- a CDS encoding ferredoxin: MNHYTRHVFLCTNQKPAGKTCCANHGGEPYFAYLKEKLLELEVHGPGKIRVSKSGCLGRCSLGPCVVIYPEGVWYTYSSFEDIDEIIDTHLLKNGTVERLLIQG, encoded by the coding sequence TTGAATCATTACACCCGACATGTTTTTCTGTGCACCAACCAGAAGCCGGCAGGTAAAACCTGCTGCGCCAATCACGGTGGCGAGCCTTATTTTGCCTACCTGAAAGAGAAATTACTGGAGCTTGAAGTTCATGGTCCCGGCAAAATTCGAGTCAGCAAATCCGGTTGTCTTGGCCGTTGCAGTCTGGGCCCCTGCGTTGTAATTTACCCCGAGGGCGTGTGGTATACCTATTCATCATTTGAAGACATTGATGAGATTATCGATACTCACTTGCTGAAGAATGGCACGGTGGAACGCCTGTTGATTCAGGGTTAA
- a CDS encoding integration host factor subunit alpha, with translation MNALSKAMIAETLCNELGLPKPEAKIMVEQFFETIRHALENGRHVKLSGFGNFTLRDKPQRPGRNPKTGEEIPVVARRVVTFKPGLKLKTKIEERGK, from the coding sequence GTGAACGCTCTAAGTAAAGCAATGATCGCAGAAACATTATGCAATGAATTGGGGCTGCCGAAGCCGGAAGCCAAAATCATGGTAGAGCAGTTTTTTGAAACCATTCGCCATGCCTTGGAAAACGGCAGGCACGTGAAACTCTCTGGTTTTGGTAATTTTACCCTGCGTGACAAACCGCAGCGTCCAGGCAGAAATCCCAAGACCGGAGAAGAAATTCCAGTCGTTGCCCGAAGGGTGGTGACCTTTAAACCCGGGTTGAAGTTAAAAACAAAAATTGAAGAACGAGGCAAGTAA
- a CDS encoding helix-turn-helix transcriptional regulator gives MDKTGLAKQFACRLKEAMISAGLTSTRSTSGVCIHQLAEITRYSLQICRRYLRGEAIPEPVKLIEMAEKLNTSPGWLLFGESYPSQNAQKLTIDKKLLHYIFLQAGALYNAAETEDTAAFLTNLVNDVSLISASEEQSKRIIDLALSSVNYFNH, from the coding sequence ATGGACAAAACCGGTTTAGCCAAACAATTCGCCTGTCGTCTGAAGGAGGCCATGATAAGCGCCGGCCTAACCTCCACCCGTTCGACTTCCGGCGTCTGTATTCACCAACTGGCGGAAATTACCCGTTACTCCTTACAGATTTGTCGACGCTACCTGCGGGGAGAAGCCATTCCCGAACCCGTTAAGCTGATAGAAATGGCTGAAAAATTAAATACTTCACCCGGATGGCTGCTTTTTGGCGAGTCCTACCCTTCACAAAATGCACAAAAATTGACCATCGACAAGAAACTACTTCACTATATTTTTTTACAGGCTGGGGCTTTATATAATGCCGCTGAAACGGAAGATACTGCGGCCTTTTTGACTAATCTGGTCAATGATGTCAGTTTGATCAGTGCCTCTGAGGAGCAATCAAAAAGGATCATCGATCTCGCCCTGTCTTCCGTCAATTACTTCAACCATTAA
- the pheT gene encoding phenylalanine--tRNA ligase subunit beta, with amino-acid sequence MKVSELWLREWVNPAKNAEELAALLTMAGLEVDAVNPVAGAFDKVIVAQVKQTMPHPQADKLTLCEVDTGNGKPLNVVCGAANVRAGLKVALAQVGATLPGGLTIKESTLRGELSQGMLCSASELGLADASEGIIELDDDAPTGQDLRDYLMLNDQVLDIDLTPNRADCLSVLGIAREVAAISRLPLKKPAAAHCPPAMDEEISIELLDREGCPQYYGRVIRGINPQAKTPLWMREKLRRSGIRAIHPVVDITNYVMLELGQPMHAFDLRLVDSGIRVRKSQKGEVIDLLDGQQAELTGNELVIANASQPVAIAGVMGGACSGVTEETVDVFLESAFFNPVTIAGVARRYGLSTDSSQRFERGVDPALQGLAIERATELLLAITGGKAGPVSRVSQPEHLPQNKVIHLKPGKVKQLTGLEVSPQDMLHMLQGLGMTVDNQGDVWKVTPPTHRFDMRLDVDLIEEIVRLYGYDRIPGDKMITTVQAGVINPLETLGKQLSQFFMARGYHETISYSFVDPELQAALYPAQKFMTLLNPISSELSQMRAGMWPGLIASMVYNIHRQQPTIKFFENGVIFDVKDGKLTERACFAGLLTGQSGALNWLEQTRAFDFYDAKGDLEALFASLHLGDIAFQKAEHDALHPGKSARLMRDGQPIGWCGVLHPRLAQALDVSDEVILFELTLASLAQVKPVRYQPISKFPQIRRDLSLLVDEQVSVAAIEALIQGTVANGWLKSFDVFDVYTGGSIPTGKKSIAIALTLQDDKRTLIDHEINEIISAIIKKLDEKFAITLRE; translated from the coding sequence ATGAAAGTTAGTGAATTATGGTTACGTGAATGGGTAAATCCTGCAAAAAACGCAGAGGAACTGGCTGCGCTTTTAACCATGGCGGGTTTGGAAGTCGACGCGGTCAATCCGGTTGCCGGGGCTTTTGATAAGGTCATTGTGGCGCAGGTGAAGCAGACGATGCCCCATCCGCAGGCCGATAAGCTGACTTTGTGTGAGGTGGATACGGGCAATGGCAAGCCACTTAACGTGGTGTGTGGCGCCGCCAACGTCCGTGCGGGTTTAAAGGTGGCCCTGGCTCAGGTTGGCGCGACGCTTCCGGGGGGATTGACCATCAAGGAATCGACCCTGCGCGGTGAACTGTCACAGGGCATGCTGTGCTCTGCGTCTGAACTGGGGTTGGCGGATGCGTCAGAGGGCATCATCGAGTTGGACGACGACGCTCCCACAGGACAGGATCTTAGAGATTACCTGATGCTTAATGATCAGGTACTGGACATTGATTTAACGCCCAATCGTGCGGATTGCCTGAGTGTGTTGGGGATAGCCCGCGAGGTAGCGGCCATCAGCCGGTTACCCTTAAAAAAACCGGCCGCTGCCCATTGCCCGCCCGCCATGGATGAAGAAATCAGCATTGAATTGCTCGACAGGGAAGGTTGCCCACAATATTACGGCCGCGTTATCCGCGGCATTAACCCGCAGGCGAAAACGCCTTTGTGGATGCGTGAAAAACTTCGCCGTTCAGGAATTCGCGCCATTCATCCTGTCGTGGATATCACCAACTACGTGATGCTGGAACTTGGACAACCCATGCACGCGTTTGATTTAAGACTGGTTGACAGCGGCATCCGGGTGCGTAAGAGTCAGAAAGGCGAGGTGATTGACTTGCTCGATGGCCAGCAGGCCGAACTGACGGGTAATGAGCTGGTCATTGCCAATGCCAGCCAGCCCGTGGCTATAGCCGGAGTCATGGGCGGCGCCTGCAGCGGTGTGACAGAAGAGACAGTCGATGTCTTTTTGGAAAGTGCTTTTTTCAATCCGGTAACCATTGCTGGGGTTGCGCGGCGCTACGGTTTAAGCACGGATTCCTCACAGCGTTTTGAACGGGGTGTGGATCCTGCTTTACAAGGCTTGGCCATTGAAAGGGCCACCGAATTGTTACTGGCTATCACCGGCGGAAAGGCAGGACCGGTATCGCGGGTTAGCCAGCCTGAACACTTGCCGCAAAACAAAGTCATTCACTTAAAACCCGGCAAGGTCAAACAATTGACTGGCCTTGAGGTGAGCCCCCAGGACATGCTACACATGCTGCAGGGACTGGGCATGACGGTTGATAATCAGGGCGACGTCTGGAAAGTGACCCCGCCGACTCACCGTTTTGACATGCGCCTGGATGTCGATCTGATTGAAGAAATCGTGCGTTTATATGGTTATGATCGGATTCCCGGCGATAAAATGATTACCACCGTGCAGGCCGGCGTAATTAATCCGCTTGAAACCCTGGGCAAGCAATTGTCACAGTTTTTTATGGCGCGTGGTTATCATGAAACCATCAGCTACAGCTTTGTTGATCCTGAATTGCAGGCTGCCCTTTACCCGGCTCAGAAGTTCATGACCCTGCTTAATCCCATTTCTTCGGAACTGTCGCAGATGAGGGCGGGCATGTGGCCTGGCCTCATCGCATCGATGGTGTATAACATCCATCGCCAGCAGCCAACGATCAAATTTTTTGAAAACGGCGTTATTTTTGACGTGAAGGACGGCAAGCTGACTGAGCGGGCGTGTTTTGCTGGCCTGTTAACCGGCCAGAGCGGGGCGTTAAACTGGCTTGAACAGACGCGCGCGTTTGATTTTTATGACGCTAAAGGGGATTTGGAAGCCCTTTTTGCTTCGTTGCATCTTGGGGACATTGCCTTCCAGAAAGCAGAACATGACGCGCTTCACCCTGGTAAATCCGCCCGCTTAATGCGGGATGGGCAACCCATCGGTTGGTGCGGTGTGCTCCACCCCCGTTTGGCACAGGCGCTGGATGTTAGCGACGAAGTCATCCTTTTTGAGCTGACATTGGCATCGCTTGCTCAGGTAAAGCCAGTCCGGTATCAGCCGATTTCGAAATTCCCGCAAATTCGTCGCGATTTATCCCTCCTGGTCGATGAACAGGTCTCTGTGGCGGCCATTGAAGCCCTGATTCAGGGTACAGTTGCCAATGGCTGGCTTAAATCCTTTGATGTGTTTGACGTCTACACCGGCGGTTCAATCCCGACTGGCAAGAAAAGCATTGCCATCGCTTTGACTCTGCAGGACGATAAGCGCACCCTGATTGATCATGAGATCAATGAGATAATCAGTGCTATAATCAAAAAACTGGATGAGAAATTTGCTATAACATTGAGGGAGTAA
- a CDS encoding serine hydrolase — protein MKNKVLGIALLTVAAGYVIPTMANHDSEQLSKQGLQKVIDNYLAHKGKIEDVTGIAAAVFLPEKKGADKGTVYGFYAGVSGRSPYNKPVNSSSLFEIGSITKSFVAAIILQLEGEGRLSIKDPVGKWLPQYPHWKDVTIEQLLNMTSGIPNYTASEEFGKKEDESDFKMQWTDAELLNYASPDKTLPPAPKNRFDYSNSNYILAALIIETVTGNPLAQELQERIIKPHHLQNTFYPAGAEGEKVHEQVMPRMAHGYVYDTDKKGLVDITENNLSWAGGAGAIIADMPDVIHWVQLLYHGKLFRPEHREKALQELKSIVSMETGNPIDTVTADDPRGFGLGVGYYYDKSMKTRFWVYEGSTLGYRVMYVLSECNNITVAVALNSKAGEGNPDSKKGDGIPDLTLELYQNVIATHPSYACTN, from the coding sequence ATGAAAAATAAAGTTCTTGGTATTGCCTTATTGACTGTCGCGGCAGGGTATGTCATCCCAACGATGGCGAATCATGACAGTGAACAATTGTCGAAACAGGGCTTGCAGAAAGTCATTGACAATTATTTAGCCCACAAAGGAAAAATCGAAGACGTCACGGGGATTGCCGCTGCAGTTTTTTTGCCTGAGAAAAAAGGCGCTGACAAAGGCACTGTTTATGGTTTTTATGCAGGCGTCAGTGGCCGTTCACCCTACAATAAGCCGGTCAATTCAAGCAGTCTGTTTGAGATTGGCAGCATAACCAAGTCGTTTGTGGCCGCCATTATTTTACAACTGGAAGGTGAGGGGCGATTATCCATTAAGGATCCGGTGGGTAAATGGTTGCCGCAATACCCCCACTGGAAGGACGTCACCATCGAACAACTATTGAACATGACCAGCGGTATCCCTAATTATACCGCGAGCGAAGAATTTGGAAAGAAAGAAGACGAGTCTGATTTTAAAATGCAATGGACTGACGCGGAGCTTTTAAATTATGCTTCCCCCGACAAAACGCTGCCGCCTGCGCCCAAGAATCGCTTCGATTATTCCAATTCCAATTATATTCTCGCCGCCCTCATCATTGAAACGGTGACCGGCAATCCCCTTGCACAGGAATTGCAGGAGCGGATTATCAAGCCGCATCACCTGCAAAACACCTTTTACCCCGCGGGTGCAGAAGGCGAAAAAGTGCATGAGCAAGTCATGCCGCGTATGGCGCATGGCTATGTCTACGACACCGATAAAAAAGGGCTAGTGGATATTACTGAAAATAATCTATCCTGGGCAGGTGGTGCCGGGGCCATCATTGCTGATATGCCGGATGTGATTCACTGGGTGCAACTCCTCTACCATGGCAAATTGTTTCGTCCGGAACACCGTGAAAAAGCCTTGCAGGAATTAAAATCGATTGTCTCCATGGAAACAGGAAACCCCATCGATACGGTCACTGCCGATGATCCGCGCGGATTTGGGCTGGGTGTGGGTTATTATTATGATAAATCAATGAAAACCCGGTTCTGGGTTTACGAAGGGAGTACCCTGGGCTATCGTGTAATGTACGTCTTAAGTGAATGCAATAACATCACGGTGGCTGTGGCGCTTAACAGCAAGGCCGGAGAAGGCAATCCTGACTCGAAAAAAGGGGATGGTATTCCCGATTTAACCCTCGAACTCTACCAAAATGTCATCGCAACCCATCCTTCCTATGCCTGTACGAATTGA
- the thrS gene encoding threonine--tRNA ligase, giving the protein MPNIKLPDGQIKHFEQAVSVFEVANSISPGLAKATLAGKVNNQLVDTCFIIENDSDLLLITDKQEESLEVIRHSTAHLLAQAVKSLFPSAQVTIGPVIEDGFYYDFAFGRPFTPDDLERIEAKMAELAKADYPVTRREMPRDEAISYFRSLGEEYKAKIIADIPAGEVISLYKQGDFEDLCRGPHVPSTGRLKAFKLTKVAGAYWRGDSNNEMLQRIYGTAWGDKKALESYLHRIEEAEKRDHRKLGKALDLFHFQEIAPGMVFWHPKGWTIYQMLEQYMRERLRHFGYQEIRTPQLVDRTLWEKSGHWDNFREEMFVTETENRHYAVKPMNCPCHVQVYNNGLKSYRDLPLRFSEFGNCHRCEPSGSLHGLMRVRNMVQDDAHIFCTEEQIQSEVAMMLELVQSVYADFGFNEIKYRLALRPEKRVGSNAVWDKAEGALQEAMRSRGITWADAPGEGAFYGPKIECSLADSLGRIWQCGTIQVDFSMPDRLEASYVAEDGSKKTPVMLHRAILGSFERFMGILIEHYAGKFPLWLAPVQAMVLTISEKQDAFATKVTEILQKQGIRANFDLRNEKIGFKIREHTLQKVPYLLVIGDKEVESGSVAVRTREGADLGVMAIDKIGEMLQQEIAAKSRM; this is encoded by the coding sequence ATGCCAAACATTAAACTGCCTGATGGTCAAATAAAGCATTTTGAACAGGCTGTTTCTGTCTTTGAAGTGGCTAACAGCATCAGCCCGGGTCTGGCCAAGGCCACGCTCGCCGGCAAGGTCAACAATCAATTAGTGGATACCTGTTTTATCATTGAAAATGACAGTGATTTGCTGTTAATTACTGATAAACAGGAAGAAAGCCTTGAGGTTATCCGCCATTCGACTGCCCACTTGCTCGCCCAGGCGGTGAAAAGTTTATTCCCCAGTGCTCAGGTCACCATCGGTCCGGTGATAGAAGACGGTTTTTATTATGATTTTGCCTTTGGGCGTCCATTTACTCCGGACGACCTCGAGCGTATCGAGGCGAAAATGGCCGAGTTGGCCAAAGCCGATTACCCCGTCACACGGCGGGAAATGCCGCGAGATGAAGCCATAAGCTATTTCCGTAGTTTAGGCGAAGAGTATAAAGCAAAAATCATTGCCGACATTCCTGCCGGTGAAGTGATTTCCCTTTACAAGCAAGGCGACTTTGAAGATTTATGCCGTGGCCCGCATGTGCCCTCTACCGGCCGTTTAAAAGCGTTCAAGCTCACCAAGGTGGCTGGTGCCTACTGGCGCGGTGATTCCAATAATGAAATGTTGCAGCGCATTTACGGTACAGCCTGGGGTGATAAAAAAGCACTGGAGAGTTACCTGCATCGCATTGAGGAAGCTGAAAAGCGAGACCATCGCAAACTGGGCAAGGCCCTGGATTTGTTTCATTTTCAGGAAATTGCTCCGGGAATGGTATTCTGGCATCCGAAGGGTTGGACAATTTATCAAATGCTTGAGCAGTACATGCGGGAGCGCCTGCGTCATTTTGGCTACCAGGAAATCAGAACACCTCAATTGGTGGACAGAACCTTGTGGGAGAAATCAGGCCACTGGGATAATTTCCGTGAAGAAATGTTCGTTACCGAGACTGAAAATCGTCATTACGCAGTCAAACCCATGAACTGCCCCTGCCACGTTCAAGTCTATAATAATGGTCTTAAGAGTTATCGTGATTTGCCTTTGCGCTTTTCCGAGTTTGGTAACTGTCACCGTTGTGAACCTTCCGGCTCCCTGCATGGTTTGATGCGGGTACGCAACATGGTGCAGGACGACGCACACATTTTTTGCACAGAAGAGCAAATCCAGTCGGAAGTCGCGATGATGCTCGAGCTTGTGCAATCCGTTTATGCTGATTTCGGTTTTAATGAAATCAAGTATCGCCTTGCGCTTCGCCCCGAAAAACGAGTGGGTAGCAACGCCGTCTGGGATAAAGCGGAGGGTGCTTTGCAGGAGGCGATGCGTAGCCGTGGCATTACCTGGGCTGACGCGCCCGGTGAAGGTGCTTTCTATGGCCCTAAAATTGAATGCTCGCTGGCTGATTCATTGGGCCGCATCTGGCAGTGTGGTACAATTCAGGTTGATTTCTCCATGCCGGATCGTCTCGAAGCCAGTTATGTGGCGGAGGACGGCAGTAAAAAAACACCGGTTATGCTGCACCGAGCCATTTTAGGTTCGTTTGAACGCTTCATGGGCATTCTTATCGAACATTACGCTGGGAAGTTCCCTTTGTGGCTCGCGCCAGTACAGGCAATGGTGCTGACCATCAGTGAAAAGCAGGATGCTTTCGCCACGAAAGTCACTGAAATTTTGCAAAAACAAGGCATTCGTGCAAATTTTGACTTGAGAAATGAGAAAATAGGCTTTAAAATTCGCGAGCATACTCTGCAAAAGGTTCCCTATTTGCTGGTAATAGGCGACAAAGAAGTCGAAAGTGGCTCTGTTGCTGTCCGGACTCGTGAAGGAGCTGATTTGGGAGTCATGGCTATTGATAAAATTGGCGAAATGCTGCAGCAGGAAATTGCTGCGAAGAGTCGCATGTAA
- a CDS encoding trimeric intracellular cation channel family protein: MLLHLLFILGICVEAMTGAIAAGRKKMDFFGVMVIACITALGGGTVRDMLFNTHPITWVAHPEYLLYTCLFAFLTIFIASSLARIMKVFLILDALGLSTFVIIGTQKALANGLTPSIAVISGMLTGISGGMLRDILCNDIPLVLRKELYAVIAVAGAVLYITLEHFQVSNHLTILITMTAIFVTRLLAIFFHIEMPKFDYSASLSKRRRQ; encoded by the coding sequence ATGTTACTGCATTTGTTATTCATTCTCGGGATTTGTGTTGAGGCCATGACCGGCGCCATTGCTGCCGGACGCAAAAAAATGGACTTTTTTGGTGTCATGGTGATTGCCTGCATCACTGCGCTGGGTGGCGGAACCGTTCGCGACATGTTGTTCAATACCCATCCAATTACCTGGGTCGCTCATCCCGAATACCTGTTGTACACCTGTCTTTTTGCCTTTTTGACCATTTTTATTGCCAGCTCATTAGCCCGCATCATGAAGGTCTTTTTAATTCTTGATGCCTTGGGCCTCTCTACGTTTGTGATCATTGGGACACAAAAGGCACTGGCCAATGGGTTAACGCCGAGTATTGCCGTCATCAGCGGCATGCTGACCGGCATCAGCGGCGGGATGTTACGCGACATTCTGTGCAATGATATTCCCTTGGTCCTTCGCAAAGAACTTTACGCTGTCATCGCAGTGGCAGGCGCTGTACTGTACATTACCCTTGAACATTTTCAAGTCAGCAACCACTTAACCATCTTAATCACCATGACAGCCATTTTTGTCACGCGATTATTGGCCATTTTCTTTCACATTGAAATGCCAAAATTCGATTACTCTGCCAGTTTAAGCAAACGGCGCAGGCAATAA
- a CDS encoding nucleoside phosphorylase, translated as MSEFKPQHMNATMDDLLGNGGKGRYLFLTGSDERAQQISERFTHPVVKRHPRQHNFYLGTLPGKNGMIDVGAISTGMGGPSADIIINELAALGARRLLRIGTAASLQSERVNVGDLVIATGAVRDDKSSWDYIYREYPAVASLEFLVASGRAIKKMTVSSDTHFGLVHSKSSLFAREFNLSLTEENRHYMDGIRQAGVLATEMECAQLFTLSSLLSARQQQLHPQNPAQGILAGAILAIIGDDKASFSDNKEATSRAVTAAIELGLETMIEMQAIDENPHNLF; from the coding sequence ATGAGCGAATTTAAACCCCAGCACATGAATGCCACAATGGATGACCTTCTTGGCAACGGCGGCAAGGGACGCTACCTTTTTCTGACCGGTTCGGATGAGAGAGCACAACAGATTAGCGAGCGATTTACTCACCCTGTCGTTAAACGCCACCCTCGCCAGCATAATTTTTATTTAGGCACGCTGCCAGGCAAAAACGGCATGATTGACGTTGGTGCCATTTCCACCGGAATGGGAGGGCCGAGCGCCGACATTATTATTAATGAACTGGCCGCATTGGGCGCCCGGCGTTTATTACGTATCGGCACCGCCGCCTCCCTCCAATCTGAACGGGTCAATGTGGGGGATCTGGTCATCGCTACCGGCGCCGTTCGTGATGACAAGTCCTCCTGGGACTACATTTATCGTGAATACCCGGCCGTGGCTTCGCTGGAATTTCTAGTCGCCTCAGGCCGGGCGATTAAAAAAATGACGGTTTCCAGTGACACCCATTTTGGCCTGGTGCATTCCAAAAGTTCGCTGTTTGCACGGGAATTTAATTTAAGCCTGACAGAAGAAAACCGTCATTACATGGATGGGATACGTCAGGCTGGGGTGTTGGCCACCGAAATGGAGTGTGCCCAGCTTTTTACCTTGTCGTCGTTATTGTCCGCGCGTCAACAGCAATTGCACCCGCAAAATCCAGCTCAGGGCATACTGGCAGGCGCCATTCTTGCCATTATTGGCGATGACAAGGCTTCCTTTTCCGATAACAAGGAGGCAACCAGCCGTGCCGTGACGGCTGCCATTGAACTGGGTTTGGAAACCATGATTGAAATGCAGGCGATTGATGAAAATCCGCACAACTTGTTTTAG
- the infC gene encoding translation initiation factor IF-3, translating to MSVTNKRDSDRARVNEQINVPEVRLIDADGNQAGIISTREALRAAEESGLDLVEISPTAKPPVCRIMDYGKFLFELSKKQAEARKKQKQIQVKELKFRPTTEDGDYQVKLRNLIRFLNHGDKVKVTLRFRGREMAHQDIGMKIMERLQQDTAEYGVVEQQAKREGRQLLMVLSPKKK from the coding sequence ATTAGTGTAACAAACAAGCGTGATAGTGATCGCGCACGAGTTAATGAACAGATCAATGTACCCGAAGTACGTTTAATTGATGCTGATGGCAACCAAGCAGGTATTATTTCAACGCGTGAAGCGTTGCGCGCAGCGGAGGAAAGCGGTTTAGATTTGGTGGAAATTTCACCTACAGCCAAACCTCCTGTTTGCCGCATCATGGATTATGGTAAATTTCTCTTTGAGTTGAGTAAAAAACAGGCTGAAGCACGTAAAAAGCAGAAGCAGATTCAAGTTAAAGAGCTGAAATTCCGTCCTACGACGGAAGATGGGGATTATCAGGTCAAGCTACGCAACCTGATACGTTTCCTAAATCATGGGGACAAAGTCAAAGTCACGCTGCGGTTCCGTGGTCGTGAAATGGCTCACCAGGATATTGGTATGAAGATCATGGAACGTTTGCAACAGGACACTGCCGAATACGGCGTGGTTGAACAGCAGGCGAAACGTGAAGGACGCCAGTTATTGATGGTATTGTCGCCCAAGAAAAAGTAG